In a genomic window of Nostoc sp. UHCC 0870:
- the hpsN gene encoding hormogonium polysaccharide biosynthesis glycosyltransferase HpsN translates to MNNQPLITVIIPTYCREEALRDSIADVLNQDYPNFEVLVVDQSPTHQPEVQNYLAELAAAEKIKWFKLNWASLPGARNYGVRRATGEIIIFIDDDVKLTPNYISSHVKNYIQNPEIGAVAGRVFDRMKLGESGGEFEIEYLPPEAMNPGIAWYHIDLVHTIKPQQVLSARGCNMSFRREIFTKYGLRFDERFRGSAVREESDFCLRLRQTGYKIWYDPEANLVHLGEETGGCHDISMRSLKYQFTFYHNHFLMAMKNLTASQALRLYARLFDCHVLGRPPCHKSGSPIKIVTRGVFYILGFFKALGTVIQSNWDDGQIYSRLDQESLVKSQESLVISQN, encoded by the coding sequence ATGAATAATCAGCCTTTAATCACTGTAATTATTCCTACATACTGTAGAGAAGAAGCATTAAGAGATAGCATTGCAGATGTTTTAAATCAAGATTATCCAAATTTTGAAGTTTTGGTGGTAGACCAGTCACCAACACATCAACCAGAAGTCCAAAATTATTTAGCAGAACTAGCAGCAGCAGAAAAAATTAAATGGTTTAAACTGAACTGGGCAAGTTTACCAGGAGCGCGGAACTATGGTGTCAGACGGGCTACTGGGGAAATAATTATTTTTATTGATGATGATGTCAAGTTAACCCCCAATTATATCTCATCCCATGTCAAAAACTATATACAAAATCCAGAGATAGGGGCGGTAGCTGGACGGGTATTTGACAGAATGAAATTAGGTGAGTCTGGGGGAGAGTTTGAGATAGAATATTTACCCCCAGAGGCAATGAACCCCGGTATTGCTTGGTATCATATTGACTTAGTACACACCATTAAACCCCAACAAGTGTTAAGTGCAAGGGGTTGCAATATGTCCTTCCGCCGGGAAATTTTCACTAAATATGGACTACGGTTTGATGAGAGGTTTCGCGGTAGTGCAGTACGTGAAGAGTCAGATTTTTGTTTGAGGTTGCGCCAGACAGGGTATAAGATTTGGTATGACCCAGAGGCTAATTTAGTACATCTAGGAGAAGAAACTGGAGGTTGTCATGATATTAGTATGCGATCGCTCAAATATCAATTTACCTTCTATCACAATCATTTCTTGATGGCGATGAAAAACCTCACCGCTAGCCAAGCTTTACGCCTATACGCCAGGTTATTTGATTGTCACGTCCTCGGCCGTCCCCCCTGTCATAAAAGTGGCTCACCTATAAAAATTGTTACTCGTGGTGTATTCTATATCTTGGGTTTCTTCAAAGCTTTAGGGACTGTCATTCAATCTAATTGGGATGATGGGCAAATTTACAGTCGTCTTGATCAAGAGTCATTAGTCAAAAGTCAAGAGTCATTAGTTATTAGTCAAAACTAA
- the hpsL gene encoding hormogonium polysaccharide biosynthesis protein HpsL has product MPKLKSKSSRTKKSKQQPQKETPTLSLKDRLAQKRKATQARKELINLLTTVSFVSFFVGILVFLTVGIKAAVPTVLGIIVMSISYKYPRLALFAFLLYVPFGGTITYYIGNSPILQLAKDSFYFPALIAIWQTCRKQKLPLILPSPIRTPLFILFGLCMLTLLFINGGQQLNPPSVGLLERTTSEIPIGMGILGLKVFLGYVPLIGCAYYLIRNKQDFLFLSRLQVSAILICGALGILQYGLLYTGVCEGTRNASGADLFKATLDARCYFGGSLVYSPSQGMIRLPGTFVAPWQWAWFLISSTFLAFAAAFSDPSFIWRAISLGSLATVFINAVVSGQRIALALVPTCFLLLLILTGQIANLKRFIPIGIGLAAILGIAMVTNPAIVQERVDSLSGRWDASPPEEFIVQQFEENWKTVDTPIGSGLGRATNSARSLGSTKLVETYYPKVLYEVGIVGLLGFVALVTTLTVTAFKTYRSIKNRSFRTYAAAIWVFILFISYNTYYYPLDVDPVAVYYWFFAGVLFKLPILDKQERKNEELEEKAKSV; this is encoded by the coding sequence ATGCCAAAATTAAAATCGAAATCATCACGGACTAAAAAATCAAAACAGCAACCACAGAAAGAAACGCCAACCCTGAGTTTAAAAGACAGGTTAGCCCAAAAGCGGAAAGCAACCCAAGCACGTAAAGAACTGATTAATTTACTAACTACCGTTTCTTTCGTCAGCTTCTTTGTTGGTATATTGGTGTTTTTAACTGTCGGAATAAAGGCAGCAGTTCCCACTGTTTTGGGAATAATTGTCATGTCTATATCTTACAAATATCCGAGGTTAGCTCTTTTTGCTTTTCTTCTTTACGTACCTTTTGGAGGGACAATCACTTATTACATTGGTAACAGTCCTATATTACAACTTGCCAAGGACTCGTTCTATTTTCCTGCTTTAATCGCAATTTGGCAGACTTGCCGCAAGCAGAAACTACCTCTAATTTTGCCCTCCCCTATTAGAACTCCACTATTTATTTTATTTGGCTTGTGTATGCTGACTTTGCTGTTTATCAATGGTGGACAGCAACTAAACCCACCTAGCGTGGGACTGCTCGAAAGAACTACTAGCGAAATACCTATAGGTATGGGTATTTTGGGACTAAAAGTATTTTTAGGCTATGTCCCTTTGATTGGTTGCGCTTACTACTTAATTCGCAACAAACAGGATTTTCTATTCTTATCGCGCCTCCAGGTCAGCGCAATCCTCATATGTGGAGCATTGGGTATTCTTCAATACGGACTATTGTACACAGGGGTCTGTGAAGGTACTAGAAATGCTTCAGGTGCTGACCTATTTAAAGCCACCCTGGACGCACGTTGTTATTTTGGTGGTTCTCTAGTTTATAGTCCTAGCCAAGGAATGATTCGCTTACCGGGAACATTCGTCGCTCCTTGGCAATGGGCATGGTTCTTAATTTCCAGCACCTTTTTAGCCTTTGCTGCGGCTTTTTCTGACCCCTCTTTCATTTGGCGTGCAATCAGTTTAGGTTCATTGGCTACGGTATTTATAAATGCAGTTGTTTCGGGGCAGAGAATTGCATTAGCTTTAGTACCTACTTGCTTCTTGTTACTGCTAATACTCACAGGTCAAATTGCCAACCTCAAACGCTTTATTCCCATTGGTATAGGCTTGGCTGCCATCTTGGGAATTGCAATGGTCACTAACCCGGCTATTGTCCAAGAAAGGGTTGATAGTTTGTCTGGTCGTTGGGACGCTTCACCACCGGAGGAATTTATCGTCCAACAATTTGAAGAGAACTGGAAAACTGTAGATACTCCCATAGGTAGTGGGTTGGGTAGGGCTACTAACTCGGCTCGCAGTTTAGGTTCAACTAAGTTGGTGGAAACCTACTACCCTAAAGTGCTGTATGAAGTTGGCATTGTGGGATTATTGGGTTTTGTCGCCTTAGTGACTACCCTGACAGTTACTGCCTTTAAAACGTATCGCTCAATAAAAAACCGTAGTTTCCGTACTTACGCAGCTGCTATATGGGTGTTTATATTGTTTATTAGTTACAACACATACTACTATCCTTTAGATGTCGATCCGGTAGCTGTATATTACTGGTTTTTTGCAGGAGTTCTTTTCAAATTACCAATACTGGATAAACAAGAGAGGAAAAATGAAGAACTTGAAGAAAAAGCAAAAAGTGTTTGA
- a CDS encoding glycosyltransferase family 2 protein, which translates to MLVFVIPLKGREFSKSWERVTHLFERCIKSVCHQTSPDFRVIVVCNEQPEIEFNHPNITYITVDFSANKESLSINQGRTDKGRKILRGLVYAQQFDPTHTMALDADDCVSRKLAEFVKDNPNSNGWFINQGYKYQEGSNHIYIKRNNFYRMCGSCNILRYDLNFLPEPAEYNRGYGYYKYYIDHAKVKDILTDKGQAISALPFPGAIYMLETGENHYYDRTKLTFSIFNRKKITPSIRDEFGLYNLQ; encoded by the coding sequence ATGCTTGTTTTTGTTATCCCACTTAAAGGTCGAGAATTTTCTAAATCATGGGAGCGGGTTACACATTTATTTGAAAGATGTATTAAATCAGTTTGTCATCAAACTTCGCCAGATTTCCGGGTAATCGTGGTTTGTAATGAGCAACCAGAAATAGAATTTAACCATCCTAACATAACATACATTACAGTTGATTTCTCAGCTAATAAAGAGTCCCTTTCTATCAATCAAGGACGCACAGATAAAGGGCGAAAAATTCTGAGAGGATTAGTATATGCCCAACAATTTGACCCTACTCATACGATGGCATTGGATGCAGATGATTGTGTCAGCAGAAAGTTAGCAGAGTTTGTCAAAGACAATCCTAACAGTAATGGATGGTTTATCAATCAAGGTTATAAATATCAAGAGGGCAGTAACCATATATATATTAAAAGAAATAACTTTTATAGAATGTGTGGAAGTTGTAATATTTTGCGATATGACTTAAATTTTCTCCCGGAACCCGCAGAATATAATCGGGGATATGGTTATTATAAGTATTATATAGATCACGCCAAAGTTAAAGATATTTTGACAGACAAAGGTCAAGCTATTAGTGCATTACCATTTCCAGGTGCAATTTATATGTTAGAGACAGGAGAAAATCATTACTATGATCGGACAAAGTTAACTTTCAGTATCTTCAATCGAAAAAAAATTACCCCATCTATTAGAGATGAATTTGGGTTATATAATTTACAGTAA
- a CDS encoding SGNH/GDSL hydrolase family protein, producing the protein MSTTAKQFPIWAFFLLATNGILMLAVILLILRQQGLTVFSSNTTPVPANQAPSATPELGPRHQLSYQKWVDILKQEAQIAAEQRPPQLSILAGDSLSLWFPAELLPKDRNWLNQAISGETSNGLFKRLNLFDKTQPETIFVMIGINDLIRGVNDQVILDNQRQMMNYLRKSHPKAKIFIQSILPHGAESATWEGREKLLAIPNSRIQQLNQQLKSIAAKERVEYLDLYSLFANQQGNLRPELTTDGLHINPAGYLVWRTALQIYQKGIGGTN; encoded by the coding sequence GTGTCCACCACTGCAAAACAATTTCCTATCTGGGCTTTTTTCTTACTGGCAACCAACGGCATCCTTATGTTGGCGGTGATTCTGCTGATTTTGCGACAGCAGGGTTTGACCGTTTTTTCCAGTAATACTACCCCAGTTCCAGCCAATCAAGCCCCATCTGCTACCCCAGAGTTAGGCCCCCGCCACCAACTTAGTTACCAAAAGTGGGTAGACATCCTCAAGCAAGAAGCCCAAATAGCAGCTGAACAGCGTCCGCCGCAATTAAGTATCTTAGCGGGGGATTCTCTGAGTCTATGGTTTCCTGCGGAATTATTACCTAAAGATAGAAATTGGCTTAATCAAGCAATTTCTGGTGAAACCAGCAATGGATTATTCAAAAGATTAAATTTATTTGACAAAACGCAGCCAGAAACGATTTTTGTGATGATTGGGATTAATGACCTCATTCGGGGGGTGAATGATCAGGTTATCTTAGATAATCAACGGCAAATGATGAATTATCTAAGAAAAAGCCACCCCAAAGCTAAAATCTTTATCCAGTCGATTTTGCCTCATGGGGCAGAATCTGCCACCTGGGAAGGACGGGAAAAATTACTGGCTATTCCCAATAGTCGCATTCAGCAATTAAATCAGCAGTTAAAAAGCATAGCAGCCAAAGAACGGGTTGAATATCTAGACTTATATTCCTTATTTGCCAACCAGCAAGGAAATCTTCGCCCAGAATTGACTACCGATGGCTTACATATCAATCCTGCCGGCTATCTGGTTTGGCGCACAGCCTTGCAAATTTATCAAAAGGGAATTGGTGGGACTAATTAA
- a CDS encoding 4-hydroxy-3-methylbut-2-enyl diphosphate reductase gives MDTKAFKRSLQHSENYNRKGFGHQAEVATQLQSEYQSNLIQEIRDRNYILKRGDVTIRLAQAFGFCWGVERAVAMAYETRKHFPTEQIWITNEIIHNPSVNQRMQEMQVAFIPVDGTKKDFSIVGNNDVVILPAFGASVQEMQILNDKGCKIVDTTCPWVSKVWNTVEKHKKGDYTSIIHGKYKHEETVATSSFAGKYLIVLNLKEAHYVADYILHGGDREEFLQKFAKACSAGFDPDQDLERVGIANQTTMLKGETEQIGKLFEHTMMQKYSPAELNQHFQNFNTICDATQERQDAMLELVEHNLDLMVVIGGFNSSNTTQLQQIAQERNLPSYHIDCVERIKSRTSIEHRQLTGDLVIAENWLPDGEIVVGVTSGASTPDKVVEDIIEKIFALKATVAVA, from the coding sequence ATGGATACAAAAGCTTTTAAGCGTTCACTGCAACATTCAGAAAATTACAACCGTAAAGGGTTTGGTCATCAGGCTGAAGTAGCTACTCAATTGCAATCTGAGTATCAAAGTAACTTAATTCAAGAAATCCGCGATCGCAATTACATCCTTAAACGGGGCGATGTCACTATCCGTTTGGCGCAAGCTTTTGGCTTTTGCTGGGGTGTGGAACGCGCTGTGGCTATGGCTTATGAAACCCGCAAGCACTTCCCGACAGAACAGATTTGGATTACTAACGAAATTATCCACAATCCTTCTGTGAATCAGCGAATGCAGGAAATGCAAGTCGCATTTATCCCTGTTGATGGGACTAAAAAAGACTTCTCTATTGTGGGTAATAACGATGTGGTGATATTACCTGCCTTTGGAGCTAGCGTTCAAGAAATGCAGATACTCAACGATAAAGGCTGTAAAATCGTTGATACTACCTGCCCTTGGGTATCTAAAGTTTGGAATACCGTGGAAAAGCACAAAAAAGGTGATTACACCTCAATTATTCATGGTAAATACAAGCATGAAGAAACTGTGGCTACTAGTTCCTTTGCTGGTAAGTATTTAATTGTGCTGAATTTAAAAGAAGCCCATTATGTAGCTGACTACATTTTACATGGTGGCGATCGCGAAGAATTTTTACAAAAATTCGCCAAAGCTTGTTCAGCCGGGTTTGATCCTGATCAAGACTTAGAACGTGTTGGTATTGCTAACCAAACCACGATGCTGAAAGGCGAAACCGAGCAGATTGGTAAACTGTTTGAGCATACCATGATGCAGAAGTATAGTCCTGCTGAATTAAATCAACATTTCCAAAACTTCAATACTATTTGTGATGCTACCCAAGAACGGCAAGATGCCATGTTGGAATTAGTAGAACACAACTTAGATTTAATGGTGGTAATTGGTGGGTTTAATTCATCAAATACGACTCAATTACAACAAATTGCCCAGGAACGTAATTTGCCTTCTTATCATATTGATTGTGTGGAGCGAATTAAATCTAGAACATCTATTGAACATCGGCAATTAACTGGCGATTTAGTCATTGCAGAAAACTGGCTACCAGATGGAGAAATAGTTGTAGGGGTTACGTCTGGTGCTTCTACACCTGATAAGGTTGTGGAAGATATAATTGAGAAGATTTTTGCTCTTAAGGCTACGGTTGCGGTGGCTTAG
- a CDS encoding Rpn family recombination-promoting nuclease/putative transposase, giving the protein MSFDNLCKLLSEKHPVTFASWVLGKPQTDVTVLKTELSIEPIRADYVTFLQLQERILHLEFQTKLESTPPLPLRMLDYWVRLYRLYRLPITQVVVLLLPPAPDTVIETVFSVESTRHEYRVISMWEENPQPFLNEPALLPLATLAATTQPQVLLQQVVERVNQLELGERSQISAYTQILAGLKYKKDLIKQLFREGMMRESVIYQEILAEGEQRGEQRERSLILRQLTRRVGELSQPVRERVENLSLEQLENLGEALLDFQTIADLDTWLSTLK; this is encoded by the coding sequence ATGTCCTTTGATAATCTGTGCAAACTTCTGTCTGAAAAACATCCTGTTACTTTTGCCAGTTGGGTATTAGGTAAACCGCAAACTGATGTTACAGTTCTTAAAACTGAATTGAGTATCGAGCCGATTCGCGCTGATTACGTCACATTCCTGCAACTACAAGAACGCATTCTCCATTTAGAATTTCAAACCAAACTGGAATCCACACCACCCCTACCCCTGCGGATGCTAGATTATTGGGTACGCCTGTATAGGTTGTATCGTCTACCCATCACGCAAGTTGTCGTATTATTGCTTCCCCCCGCACCAGATACAGTAATTGAAACCGTTTTTAGTGTCGAGTCTACTCGTCATGAATATCGTGTAATTTCTATGTGGGAGGAAAATCCTCAACCATTTCTTAATGAGCCAGCGTTATTACCATTAGCAACACTAGCTGCAACTACCCAGCCTCAAGTTTTATTACAACAAGTTGTGGAACGAGTGAATCAACTTGAGCTAGGAGAGCGATCGCAAATCTCCGCTTACACCCAAATTTTAGCGGGTTTAAAATATAAAAAAGACTTGATTAAACAATTATTTCGGGAGGGTATGATGCGCGAGTCAGTTATTTATCAGGAAATTCTCGCCGAAGGAGAACAACGTGGAGAACAGCGAGAACGATCGCTCATTCTCCGTCAACTTACTCGTCGTGTGGGAGAATTATCTCAACCAGTGCGAGAACGAGTAGAAAATCTTTCTTTAGAACAGTTAGAAAATCTGGGTGAAGCATTATTAGATTTTCAGACAATAGCGGATTTAGACACTTGGTTGAGTACATTAAAGTAG
- the hpf gene encoding ribosome hibernation-promoting factor, HPF/YfiA family — protein sequence MKLVIHGKNIEITDAIREYVHQKIEKAVSHFQNITNEVDVHLSVARNPRINTRQAAEVTIYANGSVIRAEESSENLYASIDLVADKIARQLRKYKERKQDKKTHALPTNEVVVPQPVVADLIGDRTPELPEEVVRTKYFSMPPMTVAEALEHLQLVGHDFYMFHNAETGEINVIYERNHGGYGVIQPRNNNGNAHTNGKNGKSATNVGMPEKSHSR from the coding sequence ATGAAGCTTGTCATCCACGGCAAAAATATTGAAATTACCGATGCGATTCGAGAATATGTGCATCAAAAAATTGAAAAAGCAGTTAGCCACTTTCAGAACATCACCAACGAAGTGGATGTCCACCTTAGCGTAGCTCGCAATCCCCGAATTAATACTAGACAAGCGGCTGAAGTCACTATTTATGCAAATGGTAGTGTCATCCGCGCGGAGGAAAGCAGCGAAAACTTATACGCAAGCATTGATTTAGTTGCAGATAAAATTGCCAGACAACTCCGTAAATATAAAGAAAGAAAACAAGACAAGAAAACTCACGCTCTACCCACTAATGAAGTAGTTGTACCACAACCAGTAGTTGCAGATTTAATAGGCGATCGCACTCCCGAACTCCCAGAAGAAGTTGTCCGTACTAAATACTTTTCTATGCCCCCGATGACAGTTGCAGAGGCTTTAGAGCATCTACAATTAGTGGGACATGATTTTTATATGTTCCACAACGCCGAAACTGGTGAGATTAACGTCATTTATGAACGCAATCATGGCGGCTATGGCGTAATTCAACCCCGTAATAACAATGGCAATGCCCATACAAATGGTAAAAATGGTAAGTCAGCCACTAATGTAGGGATGCCAGAAAAATCTCACAGTAGATAG
- the lipB gene encoding lipoyl(octanoyl) transferase LipB, protein MNCSKAAKNSCFLYNKGLTPYLEAHEWQKSLLTERIHNPHLDDVLILLEHPPVYTLGQGSNSEFLKFDIAQNQFEVHRTERGGEVTYHCPGQLVGYPILNLQRYCKDLHWYLRQLEEVIIHVLAVYGLKGDRIPPFTGVWLEGRKVAAIGIKVSRWITMHGFALNVCPDMTGFRRIVPCGIADKPVGSLAEWIPGITCEEVRGHIAQAFTEVFGIEFIESIANC, encoded by the coding sequence ATGAATTGTAGTAAAGCAGCTAAAAACTCTTGTTTTTTGTACAACAAAGGGTTAACACCCTACTTAGAAGCGCATGAGTGGCAGAAATCCCTCCTCACAGAGCGTATTCACAATCCCCATCTAGATGACGTGTTAATCTTGCTGGAACATCCCCCTGTCTATACTTTAGGACAAGGCAGCAATTCCGAATTTCTCAAATTTGACATAGCCCAAAATCAGTTCGAGGTACATAGAACCGAACGCGGCGGCGAAGTCACTTACCACTGTCCCGGCCAATTGGTAGGGTATCCAATTTTAAATTTGCAACGTTATTGTAAAGATTTACATTGGTACTTGCGACAATTAGAAGAGGTCATAATTCACGTACTAGCAGTTTATGGTTTAAAAGGCGATCGCATTCCTCCTTTCACCGGGGTATGGTTAGAAGGACGTAAAGTTGCTGCGATCGGCATTAAAGTCAGTCGTTGGATTACCATGCACGGTTTTGCTTTAAATGTGTGTCCCGACATGACAGGCTTTCGGCGCATTGTTCCCTGCGGTATTGCAGATAAACCTGTAGGCAGTTTAGCCGAATGGATTCCCGGAATTACCTGTGAAGAAGTACGCGGACATATTGCTCAAGCTTTTACCGAAGTTTTTGGTATAGAATTCATTGAGTCAATTGCCAATTGTTAA